The following are encoded together in the Lathyrus oleraceus cultivar Zhongwan6 chromosome 3, CAAS_Psat_ZW6_1.0, whole genome shotgun sequence genome:
- the LOC127127836 gene encoding monocopper oxidase-like protein SKU5, whose translation MPSFSSCWFFTTLLCFFLDTAFAGDPFVYFDWTVSYTTVSPLGVKQQVIGINKQFPGPILNVTTNWNVVVNVKNDLDEPLLLTWNGVQHRKDTWQDGVSGTNCPIPAGWNWTYEFQVKDQIGSFFYFPSLNFQRASGGYGGIIINNRAVIPVPFGLPDGDVTIFLSDWYTKSHKDLRKDVENGVDLGIPDGVLINGLGPYRYDDTLVPNGISYQIINVEPGKTYRIRVHNVGISTSLNFRIQNHNLLLVETEGSYTVQQNYTNMDIHVGQSYSFLVTMDQNASTDYYIVASPRFVNSSWAKATGVSILHYSNSQGPASGPLPSLSDQDNPSFSINQARSIRWNVSAGAARPNPQGSFKYGDITVTDVYVILNRPPELINGKWRTTLNGISYLPPSTPLTLAQQFKILGVYKLDFPNRFMNRPSKVDVSLINGTYRGFMEIIFQNNDTTVQTYHLDGYAFFVVGMDFGVWTENSRNTYNKWDGVARCTTQVFPGAWTAILVSLDNAGIWNLRAENLNSWYLGQEVYLQVVNPENDSNENILPDNAIYCGLLSSLQREQSHKFQFSIGSSPLSSNSRMILFMLLFLALIESLYGMCSLEY comes from the exons ATGCCATCATTTTCCTCTTGTTGGTTCTTCACAACACTTCTATGTTTCTTCTTAGATACTGCTTTTGCTGGTGACCCTTTTGTTTACTttgattggactgtttcctacaCCACAGTGTCCCCACTTGGAGTCAAACAACAG GTAATTGGGATCAATAAGCAATTTCCAGGACCAATTCTAAATGTCACAACAAACTGGAATGTGGTTGTTAATGTGAAGAATGATCTTGATGAGCCCTTACTTCTGACATG GAACGGTGTACAGCATAGGAAAGACACATGGCAAGATGGAGTTTCGGGAACCAATTGTCCGATTCCGGCTGGCTGGAATTGGACATACGAGTTTCAAGTTAAAGATCAGATAGGGAGTTTTTTCTACTTCCCTTCGCTAAATTTCCAGAGGGCTTCGGGTGGATACGGAGGAATTATCATAAACAATCGAGCAGTTATTCCTGTTCCCTTTGGATTGCCAGATGGTGATGTTACGATATTTCTGAGTGACTGGTACACCAAGAGTCATAAG GATCTCAGGAAGGACGTGGAAAACGGCGTTGATCTTGGAATTCCTGACGGTGTTCTTATCAACGGACTGGGTCCTTATCGCTATGACGACACACTCGTCCCAAATGGCATTTCTTACCAGATAATAAACGTGGAACCTG GGAAAACATACCGCATACGGGTTCACAATGTCGGCATCTCAACAAGCTTGAATTTTAGGATACAAAATCACAACTTGCTTCTTGTGGAGACCGAAGGATCATACACAGTTCAGCAAAACTACACAAACATGGATATTCATGTTGGCCAGTCATATTCATTCTTGGTTACAATGGATCAAAATGCGAGCACTGATTACTATATTGTCGCGAGTCCTCGGTTTGTTAATTCATCATGGGCTAAAGCTACCGGAGTTTCCATTTTGCACTATTCCAATTCTCAGGGTCCTGCTTCAGGTCCTCTTCCTAGTCTTTCTGATCAAGACAATCCTTCTTTCTCTATCAATCAAGCAAGATCTATAAGGTGGAACGTGTCTGCTGGTGCTGCACGTCCAAACCCGCAAGGTTCCTTCAAATACGGCGACATTACTGTCACAGATGTATATGTTATTCTCAATAGACCTCCCGAGCTTATAAATGGAAAGTGGCGAACTACCCTTAACGGTATATCATATTTACCACCTTCAACTCCCTTGACGCTTGCGCAACAATTTAAAATTCTCGGAGTGTACAAGCTTGATTTTCCAAATAGATTCATGAACAGGCCTTCTAAGGTTGATGTTTCACTCATTAATGGAACTTACAGAGGTTTTATGGAAATAATCTTTCAAAACAATGACACCACGGTTCAGACATACCATTTGGATGGCTATGCTTTTTTTGTTGTCGG CATGGATTTCGGAGTATGGACTGAAAATAGCAGAAATACTTATAATAAGTGGGATGGCGTGGCGCGATGTACAACACAG GTCTTTCCCGGGGCATGGACAGCCATTTTAGTATCTCTTGACAACGCTGGCATTTGGAACCTTCGTGCGGAGAATCTCAACTCTTGGTATCTGGGCCAAGAAGTCTATCTACAAGTTGTAAACCCGGAGAATGATAGTAACGAGAATATTTTGCCAGATAATGCAATATATTGTGGCCTACTATCCTCCCTGCAAAG GGAGCAGTCTCACAAATTCCAGTTCTCTATAGGATCATCACCTTTAAGCAGTAATTCTAGAATGATATTATTCATGTTATTGTTCCTAGCTCTAATTGAAAGTTTGTATGGAATGTGTAGTTTAGAATATTAG